GCTTCCATACTATCAGAAGTTCGTAAGCAACCTGCATCTGTTAGCATATGATGTCCATCTATCAAAAGGTAAAAAGCCCATTGAGCTACTTTAAGTGCGGGTTCAAAAATTCCTGCGATCATTAAACCAGGTAAGTGGGAGTTACAGTTAGTAGATGACAAATTGTAGATGGGAATGCGTGTGCTCTCAGTGGTATGGTCAGGAGTTGGGTGGTAGCTAGGGGGATGAATGCTTAAGTCATTTAGCCATCTATTAACATTGTTGATGAACGATATGGGATCGGCCTTGGCAGCACAGAACCGAATCTTGTTTCTTATATCCCAGATAAAATAAATAGTAATAATGATTTGGCAATTCCAACCATTTGATAGATAGGAAACGGTTCAGATTGGCCATGTATCAAATTCCAAGGTCATATACAATTATAAAAATCGGATTAGGATCGTCTTCAAGGAGTtcagcgcccagggtgctgcaagggggcatccaacggttgagctgtgccgcacacatctcagcatacacctagggatgtgtgcagcacaacccaacggctggcagcaccatgggtgtgctgggctccctggagacaagCTAAATTCGTAAAAATCCCCTTATATTGGGATGCATCCATTTTTTGTCCTTAAACATACCATTATCTAGCCAACTGTGCACTCtgtttttttctagatttttaaAATCTTATTTTTCCACTTATCAAACTACACTTAGGCTAAACTTTATATGTGAGCAAGTGTCCAATCAGTCTACTTGTCCATAAAATTGGGGCCCATATGATCATGTCATATAGAGCTTTCCCATTAAATGGCTGGTTTAACAAAAGGAACCGGATCATACGGGAACATGGTTTTAGTTAGAGGTGCAAGTTTGGGCTTGTCCGCACAAGCCCGTCCTGACCAGCGCTGAGCTTGAACAAGACCTGAGTTGAGATCATTGGCTCTGAaggcaggtcagggttgggttgggctgggccagggttgagggcTTGGGCTGAGCCTAACCTggctctattttcttcttcttctccctggCCTAGCTTAACCCCTTCATCTTCGTTCCCCCTCCCCAAGGTCAAGGACAATCTGGGTCAGCTCGACACAACCTGGCACTAAGGGCAGGTCAAGGTTAGATTTTTCAAGCCCTGATTCaaggttgggtcgggcctgggcccagttAAAGGGACttaaggttgggctagggttttaaaaaccccggcccaacctgaccctgttgcagccctagttttAGTGTACGGTATCGGATCAAGTATTGATCACTTTCAAAACCAATATAGATCGACATGGATCGGCCTGTATCAGACAGGGTTACACTTGGTTTTCCTAAAGGATTGGGTTTTTTAACTGGTCTACTCATGATCTATGTAGTTTCACCGATATGGTATTGAACGGTATCGAAATCAGTAGCTACGATACCGATCGCATATCAATACGAATCCGGATCCTTTGTCTTACTGCAGGGTGTGCGGTGCACATCCtgcggcacagcagaggccacatgacacacatggcctctgctatgCCGCATGATATGCACCACACACATTGCAGTACGACTGAGGATTTTTATTATATCGATACTCtcataccaatacctcaaaccatgtatgaaaattttaacccccaaaaaaaaaaaaaaaaaaaaaaaaaaaatcatgtatgGGAAAGCACTATAGAATGTAGATGAGACCCCTTAATGGAGTTacaaacaaatccaaaatttgaTCTGTAACCCCACCAATTGCCATTAAATGAATCTGTTACGTTTTATCCTTCACAGCCTTACACCATGAGAGCAGGCAATAAAGCATCCAAAAATTTTGCCATAAATTGTTTCCtccaaattatatatatatttccctCCCAATAATACCACTCCAcctcatcttcttctatttgttttttggtaaagatcACTCCACCTCTTCACCACTCATTAATAAAGATTTTAATGGCAGTGACTCACACCTATGTGTTACTTAAACCCCAGAGATCTATCCAACTACCATTCCAATTCCATGGATGAgcgtgtggtgtgtgttgtgtatattcATCATTTCACGGTCTAAAAGTCAGTTAATCTTTGGGATTGATgagtgatttgtgtgattatattttcatcaaaaaaaaaagaaaagagaaagggtgTGTAGGTTTAGTTCCACATCGAGTGTGTGAGCGTAATATGTGTTGTATATATCCGTCATTTCACGGTCCTAAATGTTAGTTAACCTTTTGGAATTGATGTGTGATTtttgtgattacactttcatccacggaaaaaaaaaacaaaaaaaccgtCCATTGATGAGGAAGAGGAAACCTGTAGGAACCATCCCCAAGAGTTCCAAATTCAAAACCTAATTCTAAGTAACAGCTGCTTTGGAGCCTTTGTTCACACTGGTCAGTTAGTCTGTCATTCACATTTGCTTTCAATCTTTCACTTCACAGCCCTTTACCCCACTGTCCTTCCAAAGGAGAATATTTCCTTTTAAACTTCTTAAATAATTTCATGGACCAGTACTATTGTTCTCATTCTCgataaaaatttttgaaaatttttaaattttaaatcaaGTATTATTATATTTACTCAATTACACCacttcattgaaaaaaagaTACCCCATCTCTGCATCTCAAAGTTGGACAGAGGTAGGCCatccaaaaagaaacaaaactgaaATAGTTTACAGAACTGAACCATCTGTGAgatttagaaaacccaaaaaatcaaacCCATCAAACTTTCCTCATTTCTTATCGAAACACAACTCctgaaacccaccaaaaaaaTCCATCTAAAACCGGCCATGATTTGAGCGAATTCTGCTGCAGATGGGTTTTATCAGAAATCCCTTTTGCCTCCTCTCCTTCACTCTCTTCAtttttgcaggttttgggttctTTCCATCTGTAAAAACCGCCACAGATAGCTACAATTTTGTTTACAAGGGTTGTTCAAGCCAGTCATTCTCGGACTCCAGTTACTCACAAGCCCTTTCTTCGCTTTTCGCTTCTTTAACCGCTCAGGCCGCCCAGGTGGCCTTCTACAAAACAAGCACAGGTGGAGGTCAAGCTACCATTTCTGGTCTCTTTCAATGTAGGGGAGATCTCAGTAATAGGGCATGCTACAGCTGCGTGAGCAAGCTTCCTGACATGACGAGGCGCCTGTGTGGAAATTCCGTGGCGGCGAGGGTTCAGCTCTATGGTTGCTACATGCTCTATCAGATCTCTGGGTTTCCTGAAATTTCTGGGGTAGAGATGCTCTATAAGACATGTAGTACTTCACAGGCTTCAGGGAATGGCTTTGCTCAGAGGAGAGACACAGCATTTTCTGTGCTTGAAAGTGGTGTGGCGAACAACAAGGGTTTTTACACAACGAGTTATCAATCTGTGTATATGTTGGCTCAGTGTGAAGGGGATTTAGGAACTTCAGATTGTGGACAATGCGTGAAAACTGCAGTGCAGAAAGCTCAGGTTGAATGTGGAAGCGCCATCTCTGGCCAAGTTTATCTTCACAGGTGCTTTATTAGCTATTCTTACTACCCAAATGGAATCACAAGAAAATCTTCTTCAGGTAAATGTTGTCCAATCTCTCACTTTTGATTTAGTTTCTAGCTCTTTGCCCAATTTAGATTTGTGGGTCTATttgtttttctccctttttttttttctcccctttaaTGGAACTTTGAATCCGTCATTGTTTTGAGTGATATAGGTATAGGGCAAAATGCAGGGAAGACTGTAGCAATTGTTGTGGGAGGGGCAGCAGCTTTGGGATTTGTAGTCATATGCTTGATGTTCCTTAGATCTTTGATGAAGAAACATGAAGGTGAGAGTATTGGAAAATTGGAAAAATCTTGGGATTAGATGGGTTTCTTTcattatctttcattttcatGTCTTCTCATTTATTGTTTTGGAAATTGTGTGATTCTGTGCAGATTATTGAGAGGAAGAGATGGATATTGAGGATGAGGAtggtaaatttttttgttatttttccttgACAAAATTGAGATTTTGTTAGTGAACGAGAATTGTgatgagaaagaggagagaaacagagagagagagatgggtaaaAACACTAAAACAGAGGATTTTCTTTTTGCTATGAAGTTAGGGACAAATTTGTTGGGAAGAGAAGCATTTGGGAATGAGGTTAAGTTGGCTGTGAAAAGAAGAATTGATGTTTTGTCATTTTGAATGGGTGGAGGatgggaagaggagagaaggggtttttggctttttttgtttttcctcattGCCATGTAgctctgtctctttctctcttttcccttctcaaTAATGCTTCTTCATTTCCTTTGGCTACctccttttgatttttagcatctctctctctctctctctctctctctctctctctctctctctcttatgcaTATATCACTCAGATACATTCATGTAAATGATATAGAtgggtttatttttttggttaaatgaTACAGATGGGATTTGATATACCTCTTTTATATACAAGTTAACAAAATTGGATTGCTTTTGCTTTGTACCATGATTAGTCTATTAAACTATTATCAGAAGTGGGATTATTTTAACACAATTAGAGTCTAATGGACTGAATTATAGATTTTTATACCCATTTGTTTAATTGGGGTTCAAGAT
The nucleotide sequence above comes from Telopea speciosissima isolate NSW1024214 ecotype Mountain lineage chromosome 3, Tspe_v1, whole genome shotgun sequence. Encoded proteins:
- the LOC122656244 gene encoding plasmodesmata-located protein 2-like, with the protein product MGFIRNPFCLLSFTLFIFAGFGFFPSVKTATDSYNFVYKGCSSQSFSDSSYSQALSSLFASLTAQAAQVAFYKTSTGGGQATISGLFQCRGDLSNRACYSCVSKLPDMTRRLCGNSVAARVQLYGCYMLYQISGFPEISGVEMLYKTCSTSQASGNGFAQRRDTAFSVLESGVANNKGFYTTSYQSVYMLAQCEGDLGTSDCGQCVKTAVQKAQVECGSAISGQVYLHRCFISYSYYPNGITRKSSSGIGQNAGKTVAIVVGGAAALGFVVICLMFLRSLMKKHEDY